The nucleotide sequence CACCATCCTGCTCAACGGCCAGCCGCTCGACGGGCTGCGCTGAGCCTCGCTTCCGGAATGCAGCACCATGGCACAAGGCACTGGAGTTCCGCATCATGCCGGCTGATATGCAACGGCTGCTGGTCGTGATCGCGCACCCCGACGACGAATCCTTCGGCATCGGCGGCACCATGGCGCGCCTGCGCCGCGCAGGCTGGCCGGTCACCCTGCTCTGCGCCACGCGCGGCGAAGTGGGCGAAATCAGCGATCCGATGCTGGCGACGCCGGAGACGCTGGGCCAGGTCCGCGAGCGCGAGCTGCGCGAGGCCTGCGCCGTGCTCGGCGTCGAGGACGTGCGCTTTCTCGACTTCCGCGACTCCGGCATGGCCGGCACGCCGGAAAACGCCGACCCGCGCGCCCTCTGCAACGCCGCCCCGGCCGCCGCCGTCGAGGCGATCGCGGCGCAGATGCGCGATGTGCGGCCGAGCCTGGTGATCACCTGGGATCCGAGCGGCGGCTACGGCCATCCCGATCACCTGGCGGTGCATCGCCACGCCACCGCGGCCTTCCAGCGGGAGGCGGCGCGGCTGGACGGGCCGCGGGCGCTGTACTACATGGCGCTGCCGGTGCACCTGTTCGAGCA is from Dehalococcoidia bacterium and encodes:
- a CDS encoding PIG-L family deacetylase — translated: MPADMQRLLVVIAHPDDESFGIGGTMARLRRAGWPVTLLCATRGEVGEISDPMLATPETLGQVRERELREACAVLGVEDVRFLDFRDSGMAGTPENADPRALCNAAPAAAVEAIAAQMRDVRPSLVITWDPSGGYGHPDHLAVHRHATAAFQREAARLDGPRALYYMALPVHLFEQMEAELRSQGIQFGSDDLREAARDLPRLSVTTEIDVSGLEELKVESGRKHATQLPPDMPFDRLSPELRRAFLSVEYFHRVVPHWHDGDPIEHEFVPAAGSGGA